In Hypanus sabinus isolate sHypSab1 unplaced genomic scaffold, sHypSab1.hap1 scaffold_460, whole genome shotgun sequence, a single window of DNA contains:
- the LOC132389017 gene encoding oocyte zinc finger protein XlCOF6-like, translated as MAHQQVHTGEKPFTCSVCEKRFTQSSQLQRHQRVHTGEKPFTCSECGKGFSELFSLLRHQRVHTGEKPFTCSECEKRFTQSSQLQRHQRVHTGEKPFTCSECGKGFSELSNLQSHLRVHTGERPFTCSECGKGFTLSSHLLVHQRVHTGEKPFTCSVCGEGFTQSSHLRSHQRVHTGEKPFTCSVCGKGFTYSSHLQSHQRVHTGERPFTCSVCGKRFTDPSNLQSHQRVHTGEKPFSCLVCGKRFTRSSRLLEHQRVHTGERPFTCSDCGRGFTHLSSLQSHQRVHTGEKPFICLVCGKRFTCSSRLLEHQRVHTGERPFTCSECGKRFTRSSTLQRHQRVHTGEEPFTC; from the coding sequence atggctcaccagcaagttcacactggggagaagccgttcacctgttcagtctgtgagaagagattcactcagtcatcccaactacagagacatcagcgagttcacactggggagaagccattcacgtgctcagaatgtgggaaaggattcagtgagttattTAGCCTACttagacatcagcgagttcacactggggagaagccgttcacctgctcagaatgtgagaagagattcactcagtcatcccaactacagagacatcagcgagttcacactggggagaagccattcacgtgctcagaatgtgggaaaggattcagtgagttatccaacctacagagtcatctgcgagttcacactggggagaggccgttcacctgctcagaatgtgggaagggattcacactgtcatcccacctactggtacatcagcgtgttcacactggggagaagccgttcacctgctcagtctgtggggagggattcactcagtcatcccacctacggagtcaccagcgagttcacactggggagaagccattcacctgctcagtctgtgggaagggattcacttactcatcccacctacagagtcatcagcgagttcacactggagagaggccgttcacctgctcagtctgtgggaagagattcactgatccatccaacctacagagtcatcagcgagttcacactggggagaagccgttcagctgcttagtctgtgggaagagattcactcgctcatccagattactggaacatcagcgagttcacactggagagaggccattcacctgctcagactgtgggaggggattcactcatttatccagcctacagagtcatcagcgagttcacactggggagaagccattcatctgcttagtctgtgggaagagattcacttgctcatccagattactggaacatcagcgagttcacactggagagaggccattcacctgctcagaatgtgggaagagattcactcgctcttccacactacagagacatcagcgagttcacactggagaggagccatttacctgctga